In Polynucleobacter sp. MWH-S4W17, a genomic segment contains:
- a CDS encoding enoyl-CoA hydratase, with translation MSYKTILTEVDGKVATITLNRPEVLNALNDQLMEELGAALLAFDADDNIGCMIVTGSEKAFAAGADIASMAKYGLKDVYRGDFITRNWEEIKKVRKPVIAAVSGYALGGGCELAMMCDTIMAADNAKFAQPEVKLGIIPGAGGTQRLPRAVSKAKAMDLALTGRMMDAAEAERSGLVARIFPQADLLKEVKAIAKGIADMPLLTTMMVKESINTAYETTLSEGIHFERRLFHACFGTNDQKEGMAAFMEKRPAKFTNS, from the coding sequence ATGAGCTACAAAACTATTTTGACTGAAGTGGATGGTAAGGTTGCCACCATAACTTTGAATCGCCCTGAAGTGTTAAACGCCTTGAACGACCAGCTCATGGAGGAGCTTGGCGCTGCATTATTAGCATTTGACGCAGACGACAATATTGGTTGCATGATCGTTACTGGCAGTGAAAAGGCATTTGCTGCTGGGGCGGACATTGCTTCAATGGCTAAGTATGGTTTGAAGGATGTTTATCGCGGTGATTTCATTACCCGCAATTGGGAAGAGATCAAAAAAGTACGTAAGCCTGTAATTGCTGCTGTCTCTGGCTATGCGCTTGGCGGCGGCTGTGAGTTGGCCATGATGTGCGACACGATCATGGCAGCGGATAACGCGAAGTTTGCACAGCCTGAGGTGAAGTTAGGCATCATTCCTGGGGCTGGAGGCACACAACGTTTGCCTCGCGCGGTATCCAAAGCAAAAGCGATGGATCTAGCTTTGACGGGGCGCATGATGGATGCCGCTGAAGCTGAGCGCTCTGGTTTGGTTGCAAGGATCTTCCCACAAGCAGATTTGCTGAAAGAAGTTAAAGCAATTGCCAAAGGAATTGCAGATATGCCTTTGTTAACCACAATGATGGTGAAAGAAAGTATCAATACTGCTTATGAAACCACTTTGTCTGAAGGTATTCATTTTGAGCGCCGCCTCTTTCATGCTTGCTTTGGAACGAATGATCAGAAAGAAGGTATGGCTGCATTCATGGAAAAACGCCCAGCCAAATTTACCAACTCTTAA
- the bioD gene encoding dethiobiotin synthase translates to MSKATGFFVAGTDTEVGKTLVSGALILKLREQEMNVIGFKPVVAGTYQDAQGHTLNEDLETLRIASNLNSTELSLCPYVLEQPAAPHLVAAQQGLKLEMSLILQSFRNVQNQADCVVVEGAGGLLIPLNDREDLATFAHEIKLPIILVVGMKLGCINHALLTYEVIKARNLNIAGWVANALSTEMPLLEENIQTLQARIDTPFLGLIPVLPEELKKADNSPYSIEALGFAAKHIQLPSN, encoded by the coding sequence ATGAGTAAGGCCACAGGCTTCTTTGTCGCCGGTACAGACACCGAAGTTGGAAAAACCTTGGTGAGTGGCGCTCTCATTCTGAAATTGCGCGAACAGGAAATGAATGTGATTGGCTTTAAACCAGTCGTTGCTGGAACTTATCAAGATGCACAAGGCCACACTCTGAATGAAGATTTAGAAACACTGCGCATCGCCTCAAACCTTAACTCCACTGAATTAAGTTTGTGTCCTTATGTATTAGAGCAGCCAGCGGCTCCCCATTTGGTAGCCGCGCAACAAGGTCTGAAACTTGAAATGAGTCTGATCTTGCAGAGTTTTCGGAATGTTCAAAATCAAGCAGATTGCGTTGTGGTTGAAGGTGCCGGTGGTTTACTTATCCCCCTAAATGACCGGGAAGATTTGGCGACTTTTGCCCATGAAATTAAATTACCCATCATCTTGGTGGTCGGTATGAAATTAGGTTGCATCAATCACGCCCTCCTGACCTATGAGGTAATCAAAGCGCGCAACTTAAATATCGCAGGATGGGTAGCTAATGCCCTATCCACAGAAATGCCTTTGCTTGAAGAAAATATTCAGACTCTGCAAGCCAGAATAGACACCCCATTTTTAGGCCTTATTCCAGTACTTCCAGAAGAACTCAAAAAGGCCGATAACAGCCCATATTCAATTGAAGCCTTGGGTTTTGCTGCAAAGCACATTCAACTACCCAGCAATTAA
- the bioA gene encoding adenosylmethionine--8-amino-7-oxononanoate transaminase has protein sequence MKVISDLNQAPLVDRSLAAVWHPCTQMKQHESFPLVAITKGKGAWLYDENGKALLDSVSSWWTNLFGHSNPRINQAITAQLEKIEHVMLAGFTHAPVVELSEKLSALTNHHLGHVFYASDGASAVEIALKMSHHYWQLNGKPQKKKFVCLENGYHGETLGALAVTDVAIFREAYGSLLQDVFTIASPDARKAKAGESTEDVARHAAKQLEELFVKEHGNIAAIIVEPLVQCAGQMAMHSPKYLRLVRDLCDRYEVHLIADEIAVGCGRSGKFFACEHAGIWPDFLTLSKGISGGYLPLSLCLTTDMIYQAFYGDQIQQGFLHSHSYTGNPLACAAALACLEIFETDKVLEKNIERSKDLANAFAWAKTDSRIEHWRQQGMILAFDIRHEFLKNPKMFARTMFSNCLSEGVLIRPISNTVYVMPPYILSPLETTQLGNAVQAALEKTLV, from the coding sequence ATGAAGGTTATTTCTGATTTAAATCAAGCCCCTCTCGTTGATCGCAGCCTTGCAGCCGTTTGGCACCCATGCACTCAGATGAAACAGCATGAGTCCTTTCCGCTGGTTGCCATTACAAAAGGTAAGGGTGCTTGGCTCTATGACGAAAACGGAAAAGCCTTACTCGACTCCGTTAGTTCTTGGTGGACCAATTTATTTGGTCACTCCAACCCACGCATCAATCAAGCCATTACCGCGCAACTCGAAAAAATTGAGCATGTGATGCTCGCCGGATTTACGCATGCGCCCGTAGTAGAGTTATCTGAAAAACTGTCCGCACTCACCAATCACCATTTAGGCCACGTCTTCTATGCTTCCGATGGTGCGTCTGCAGTAGAAATAGCGCTCAAGATGAGTCACCACTACTGGCAACTCAATGGCAAACCACAGAAGAAAAAATTTGTTTGCTTAGAGAATGGCTATCACGGAGAAACACTTGGTGCATTAGCAGTGACGGATGTTGCTATTTTTCGGGAAGCCTATGGATCGCTCTTGCAAGATGTATTCACGATTGCATCACCTGATGCACGCAAAGCAAAAGCTGGTGAGAGCACAGAAGATGTAGCAAGACATGCAGCAAAACAACTCGAAGAATTATTTGTAAAAGAACATGGCAATATTGCCGCCATCATTGTCGAACCATTAGTGCAGTGCGCAGGGCAAATGGCCATGCATTCTCCTAAATATCTTCGTTTAGTCAGGGATTTATGTGATCGCTATGAAGTGCATTTGATTGCAGATGAGATTGCAGTGGGCTGCGGGCGGAGTGGCAAGTTCTTTGCCTGCGAGCATGCTGGTATCTGGCCAGACTTCCTAACTCTCTCCAAGGGTATTAGCGGTGGCTATCTTCCGCTATCCCTTTGCCTTACCACTGACATGATTTACCAAGCTTTTTATGGTGATCAAATCCAGCAAGGATTTTTGCATTCTCATTCTTATACCGGCAACCCACTAGCCTGTGCTGCTGCACTAGCTTGTCTAGAGATTTTCGAAACTGACAAAGTATTAGAAAAAAATATTGAGCGCTCAAAAGATCTAGCAAATGCGTTTGCGTGGGCAAAAACGGATTCACGTATTGAGCATTGGCGCCAACAAGGAATGATCTTGGCATTTGATATTAGGCATGAATTTCTTAAAAATCCTAAGATGTTTGCGCGAACCATGTTCTCAAACTGTTTAAGCGAGGGTGTATTGATTAGGCCAATCAGTAATACTGTGTACGTCATGCCACCGTATATTTTGTCTCCACTAGAAACTACGCAACTAGGTAATGCTGTGCAAGCTGCTCTTGAGAAAACCTTGGTATGA
- the bioF gene encoding 8-amino-7-oxononanoate synthase — translation MTKTYQALELAQEQIAELESQLLKRKLRATESPCDTKAWVDGRELKAFCSNDYLGLANHPELIQALAEGAQKYGVGSGASHLISGHSRAHELLENQLASFQKQHIPNARALFFSTGYLANLTAITGLARLAPQKSTSIYSAKLNHASLIDGIRLAAAQTQANVALFDHTQLDSLNELLKTDQHPLKIIVTDGVFSMDGDLAPVKELLKLAEQYDALLLVDDAHGFGVLGKHGHGILEQENICSERIIYIGTLGKAAGVSGAFVCAQATFIEWLIQKGRPFIYSTATPPAIAHTLSKSLNIIEGDEGSNRRTQLNKLIRIWQDEMQFTQWEKVSSCTAIQPVILGSNANALLAAKLLDEAGYWIPAIRPPTVPNGSARLRITFSANHSEADVRQLIDTLKVIEQIVIQEGSHE, via the coding sequence ATGACGAAAACATATCAGGCCTTAGAGTTAGCGCAAGAGCAAATTGCAGAACTTGAGTCGCAATTACTCAAACGCAAACTCAGAGCAACAGAATCTCCATGCGATACCAAAGCTTGGGTTGATGGACGCGAGCTGAAAGCGTTTTGTAGTAATGACTATCTAGGACTAGCAAACCATCCTGAGTTAATTCAAGCACTTGCTGAAGGCGCTCAGAAGTATGGGGTAGGCAGTGGCGCCTCCCACCTCATTAGCGGCCACAGCAGGGCTCATGAGCTACTTGAAAACCAATTAGCCTCTTTTCAAAAGCAACACATTCCGAATGCGCGCGCCCTATTTTTTAGTACCGGCTATCTCGCCAACCTTACCGCCATCACAGGTCTAGCGAGACTTGCGCCGCAAAAATCTACTAGCATTTATTCAGCCAAGCTAAACCATGCTTCTTTAATTGATGGCATTCGTTTAGCAGCTGCTCAGACTCAAGCAAATGTCGCGCTATTTGATCATACGCAACTTGACTCATTAAATGAATTACTGAAAACAGATCAACATCCACTAAAGATCATTGTTACCGATGGCGTCTTTAGCATGGATGGTGACCTCGCTCCAGTAAAAGAATTATTAAAACTTGCTGAGCAATACGATGCGCTATTACTTGTGGATGATGCTCATGGTTTCGGAGTATTGGGCAAACACGGTCATGGCATTTTGGAGCAAGAGAATATTTGCTCTGAGCGCATTATTTATATTGGCACCCTTGGAAAAGCTGCAGGCGTCAGCGGCGCCTTTGTTTGTGCACAAGCCACTTTTATTGAGTGGCTTATTCAGAAGGGTCGCCCTTTCATTTACAGCACTGCAACGCCACCTGCGATAGCACATACACTCTCAAAAAGCTTGAATATCATTGAAGGGGACGAGGGCAGCAATCGCCGCACGCAACTCAATAAACTCATTCGCATCTGGCAAGATGAAATGCAATTTACTCAATGGGAAAAGGTGTCTTCTTGTACTGCCATTCAGCCCGTCATTTTGGGCAGTAATGCCAATGCCCTGCTCGCCGCTAAGTTACTAGATGAGGCAGGTTATTGGATTCCTGCTATTCGTCCTCCTACCGTACCCAATGGCAGTGCAAGATTACGCATTACGTTCTCTGCTAACCATAGCGAAGCAGATGTGCGTCAACTAATTGATACCTTAAAGGTCATTGAGCAAATAGTCATTCAAGAGGGTTCTCATGAGTAA
- a CDS encoding M20 aminoacylase family protein — protein MHLSPEIIDSAEAIQEIRRNIHAHPELRFEENRTADLVAEALSSWGITVYRGMGKTGVVGRLDGDLGPGKMIGLRADMDALPLQEHNNFAHASTNPGKMHACGHDGHTAMLLGAAQYLSNHRDFKGTVIFIFQPAEEGGAGANEMIKDGLFKEFPCDAVFGLHNWPGLAEGHFGVTSGPMMASSNTFEITITGKGGHAALPHNSADPVLTGAQVVLALQSIITRNKRPVDAAVLSITQFHAGETSNVIPDSAFIGGTVRTFTLEVLDLIEQRLREIAHSVAGAFDCQAEIAFSRNYPPLINHANEVAFATEVMSELVGKQNVNASIDPTMGAEDFAFMLLEKPGCYVFLGNGDGDHRSVGHGMGPCHLHNPSYDFNDSLIPVGVSYWVKLAQRFLEKN, from the coding sequence ATGCATTTATCCCCAGAAATTATTGACTCCGCGGAAGCTATTCAAGAAATTCGACGCAATATTCATGCGCATCCTGAATTGCGTTTCGAAGAAAATCGCACTGCTGATCTAGTTGCAGAAGCGCTTTCTAGCTGGGGAATTACAGTCTATCGCGGCATGGGGAAAACGGGTGTCGTAGGTCGTTTAGATGGTGACTTAGGTCCCGGAAAAATGATTGGTTTGCGCGCTGATATGGATGCGCTTCCATTGCAAGAGCACAACAACTTTGCTCATGCTTCAACAAACCCCGGAAAAATGCATGCTTGTGGACATGATGGTCATACCGCAATGTTGCTTGGTGCTGCACAGTATTTATCAAATCACCGCGACTTCAAAGGCACGGTAATTTTTATTTTCCAGCCAGCAGAAGAAGGTGGCGCTGGTGCGAATGAAATGATTAAGGATGGACTTTTCAAAGAGTTTCCATGCGACGCAGTATTTGGATTACATAATTGGCCCGGCTTGGCAGAAGGTCACTTTGGAGTGACCTCCGGCCCAATGATGGCTTCAAGCAATACTTTTGAAATTACCATCACCGGCAAAGGTGGTCACGCCGCCCTACCCCACAATAGCGCAGATCCAGTATTGACAGGCGCCCAAGTAGTGCTTGCATTACAGAGCATCATTACACGCAATAAGCGTCCTGTAGATGCTGCTGTTTTATCGATTACGCAATTTCATGCTGGCGAAACAAGTAATGTCATTCCGGATAGCGCCTTCATTGGTGGTACGGTACGTACATTCACTTTAGAGGTCTTAGATTTAATCGAGCAACGTTTACGAGAAATTGCTCATAGCGTTGCAGGCGCGTTTGATTGCCAAGCAGAAATTGCGTTTTCTAGAAATTACCCGCCCCTCATCAATCACGCCAACGAAGTGGCATTTGCAACCGAAGTCATGAGTGAACTGGTTGGCAAGCAGAATGTGAATGCTTCAATCGATCCTACGATGGGCGCGGAAGACTTCGCGTTTATGTTGCTAGAAAAGCCGGGCTGTTACGTATTTTTAGGCAATGGAGACGGCGATCATCGCTCGGTAGGTCATGGCATGGGCCCATGCCACTTACACAATCCCTCTTACGACTTCAATGACTCTTTGATTCCAGTCGGCGTGAGCTATTGGGTCAAACTAGCTCAACGCTTCCTAGAAAAAAACTGA
- the trpE gene encoding anthranilate synthase component I: MQLEEFNALAKQGFNRIPLVKEVLADLETPLSLYVKLTQAFGKTNTYLLESVLGGERFGRFSFIGLPARTIVRTVGTPSIPVNEVVTDGKVVETNTDNPLDFVDAYFKRFKVALQADMPRFCGGLAGYFGYDTVRYIESRLAKNQLADELGVPDIQLMLTEELAVIDNVAGKIYLIVYADPSIANAFEKAQDRLKELLACLSKPANMPASLPSTKTELIRKFKAADFEKAVLKTKEYILAGDCMQVVIGQRISKPFTDSPLALYRALRSLNPSPYMYFYDFGDMQIVGSSPEILVRQEKRAAEKIVTIRPLAGTRPRGANPEEDERLAKELLADPKEIAEHVMLIDLARNDVGRIAKTGSVKVTDSMSIEKYSHVQHIVSSVEGHLLDNMSNMDVLRATFPAGTLSGAPKIRAMEIIDEMEIVKRGVYGGAVGYLSFSGDMDVAIAIRTGVIRDGILHSQAGAGVVADSDPTAEWKETEAKARAVLTAADLVQGGLDAPND, translated from the coding sequence ATGCAGCTTGAAGAATTTAACGCCCTAGCAAAGCAGGGTTTCAATCGTATTCCCTTGGTCAAAGAAGTTCTGGCAGATCTAGAGACTCCGCTATCACTCTACGTCAAGCTGACTCAAGCGTTTGGCAAGACCAATACTTACTTATTGGAGTCTGTTTTAGGTGGCGAGCGTTTCGGCCGCTTCTCCTTTATTGGCCTGCCGGCCAGGACCATTGTCAGAACTGTTGGCACCCCTTCAATACCAGTCAACGAAGTAGTGACTGATGGAAAAGTAGTTGAGACAAATACTGATAATCCACTCGATTTTGTGGATGCTTATTTCAAGCGTTTTAAGGTGGCTTTACAAGCTGACATGCCCCGCTTTTGCGGTGGTCTTGCCGGCTACTTTGGTTATGACACCGTTCGCTATATCGAGTCACGTTTAGCCAAAAATCAACTAGCAGATGAATTAGGTGTACCTGATATTCAGCTCATGTTGACTGAAGAGTTGGCAGTGATTGATAACGTTGCTGGCAAAATTTATTTGATTGTTTATGCAGATCCGAGCATTGCTAATGCTTTTGAAAAAGCACAAGATCGCTTAAAAGAATTACTCGCCTGTCTTAGTAAGCCAGCAAATATGCCGGCATCTTTACCAAGCACTAAAACTGAACTCATTCGTAAATTCAAAGCAGCAGATTTTGAAAAGGCAGTGCTCAAAACTAAAGAATATATTTTGGCTGGCGATTGTATGCAGGTAGTCATCGGTCAGCGTATTAGCAAGCCATTTACGGACTCACCATTAGCTCTCTACAGAGCTTTGCGTTCGCTCAACCCATCGCCATACATGTACTTCTATGACTTTGGCGATATGCAAATTGTTGGCTCATCTCCTGAGATTTTGGTACGCCAAGAAAAACGGGCTGCCGAAAAGATTGTGACTATCAGGCCACTAGCCGGCACCCGTCCTCGCGGAGCCAATCCAGAAGAAGACGAGCGTTTAGCCAAAGAACTCTTGGCTGATCCCAAGGAAATTGCTGAACATGTGATGTTGATTGATTTAGCCCGTAATGACGTGGGCCGCATTGCCAAAACTGGCTCAGTCAAAGTTACTGACTCCATGTCTATTGAGAAGTACTCCCACGTTCAGCACATCGTGAGTTCAGTGGAGGGCCATCTTTTGGACAATATGAGCAATATGGATGTATTGCGAGCGACCTTCCCGGCTGGCACCCTATCAGGCGCGCCAAAAATTCGAGCGATGGAAATCATCGATGAGATGGAAATTGTGAAGCGTGGTGTTTATGGTGGTGCAGTAGGTTACCTGTCTTTCTCAGGTGATATGGACGTGGCCATTGCGATTCGTACCGGCGTGATCCGTGACGGCATACTCCACTCCCAGGCCGGTGCTGGGGTAGTGGCTGATTCTGATCCGACTGCTGAATGGAAAGAAACGGAAGCTAAGGCTCGCGCGGTATTGACGGCAGCAGATTTGGTACAAGGAGGACTTGATGCTCCTAATGATTGA
- the rpe gene encoding ribulose-phosphate 3-epimerase — MESQKSSSNSQFVIAPSILSADFACLGKEVQDVLVAGADWIHFDVMDNHYVPNLTIGPLVCEAIRPYANNDGKPAVIDVHLMIEPVDRIVPDFAKAGANLISFHPEASPHVNRTLNLIRDQGCQTGLVLNPATPLDHLDHTLELLDLVLLMSVNPGFGGQSFIPSTLNKIAQVRTRLDRYQAETGRHIRLEVDGGIKVDNIAEVARAGADTFVAGSAIYAQENYGKVIQAMRTELGKSGKA, encoded by the coding sequence ATGGAAAGCCAAAAATCATCCTCAAATAGTCAATTTGTTATTGCCCCATCCATTTTGTCGGCTGACTTTGCCTGCCTTGGCAAGGAAGTTCAGGACGTTTTAGTGGCAGGCGCTGACTGGATTCACTTTGATGTGATGGATAACCACTATGTGCCCAACCTCACCATTGGCCCGTTGGTTTGTGAGGCGATTCGTCCTTATGCAAATAACGATGGCAAACCTGCGGTGATCGATGTGCATTTAATGATCGAGCCGGTAGATCGTATCGTCCCTGACTTTGCCAAAGCAGGTGCCAATTTAATTAGCTTTCATCCCGAAGCAAGCCCTCATGTCAACCGCACATTGAACTTGATTCGCGATCAAGGATGCCAAACGGGTCTCGTTTTGAATCCAGCTACACCACTGGATCATCTCGATCACACTCTGGAATTACTCGATCTGGTTTTGCTGATGTCAGTCAACCCAGGCTTTGGTGGCCAGTCATTTATTCCGAGCACCCTTAATAAAATTGCTCAAGTACGCACACGCCTCGATCGCTACCAGGCTGAAACTGGTAGACATATTCGTCTTGAGGTAGATGGTGGAATCAAAGTCGATAACATTGCAGAAGTAGCGCGAGCAGGCGCAGATACTTTTGTTGCAGGTTCTGCAATTTACGCACAAGAAAATTATGGAAAAGTAATTCAAGCAATGCGCACTGAATTAGGAAAGTCAGGAAAAGCATAA
- the bioB gene encoding biotin synthase BioB, with protein sequence MQDTQTVEKPLTQFKSKADLHQGVNAGGEASGEWSVAQIEALFALPLNELMLRAQETHKAYFPEGDVELATLLSIKTGGCPEDCGYCPQAARYDTDVKAEKLMGLEEVLEAAKAAKAAGSNRFCMGAAWREPKDRDIEKVTAMIKGVKALGLETCATLGMLEADQAQALQEAGLDFYNHNLDTSEDFYRSVISTRGYQDRLDTISNVRAAGMSVCCGGIVGMGESRQQRAAFLARLANLSPYPESVPINHLVPVAGTPLAEQKPLDPLEFVRTIAVARITMPKARVRLSAGRQELGRAVQAMCFMAGANSIFYGEQLLTTGNPEAEQDRELLAELGLKTKQSCKAEVLV encoded by the coding sequence ATGCAGGACACTCAAACCGTTGAAAAACCCTTAACCCAATTCAAATCTAAAGCGGATTTGCATCAGGGCGTAAATGCAGGGGGCGAGGCATCTGGCGAGTGGTCAGTGGCTCAAATTGAAGCCTTATTTGCACTCCCTTTAAATGAGCTGATGCTGAGGGCTCAAGAGACTCATAAAGCCTATTTCCCAGAAGGTGATGTTGAATTAGCTACTTTGCTGTCAATTAAGACGGGCGGCTGTCCTGAGGATTGTGGTTATTGCCCGCAAGCTGCTCGTTATGACACCGATGTTAAGGCTGAGAAGTTAATGGGCTTAGAGGAGGTCTTAGAGGCTGCCAAAGCTGCTAAAGCCGCTGGGTCTAACCGTTTCTGTATGGGTGCCGCTTGGCGCGAACCCAAAGACCGCGATATTGAAAAAGTGACTGCCATGATTAAGGGCGTAAAAGCCTTGGGTCTGGAGACCTGTGCCACCTTAGGCATGTTGGAGGCAGATCAAGCCCAGGCACTGCAAGAGGCTGGCCTAGACTTTTATAACCATAACTTAGATACCAGCGAAGATTTTTATCGTTCAGTGATCTCAACCAGAGGCTACCAAGACCGTTTGGATACGATATCCAATGTCCGTGCCGCCGGCATGTCGGTTTGTTGTGGTGGTATTGTCGGTATGGGCGAGTCTAGACAGCAGCGCGCCGCATTTTTGGCCCGTTTGGCAAATTTGAGCCCCTACCCAGAATCCGTTCCTATCAATCATCTAGTGCCGGTAGCCGGTACACCCTTAGCTGAGCAAAAGCCTTTAGACCCACTGGAGTTTGTGAGAACGATTGCGGTTGCTAGGATCACGATGCCTAAAGCCCGCGTACGTTTATCTGCTGGTCGTCAGGAGCTTGGTAGGGCGGTTCAGGCTATGTGCTTTATGGCTGGAGCTAACTCTATTTTCTATGGTGAGCAACTACTCACTACCGGTAATCCCGAGGCAGAACAAGACCGTGAGCTCTTGGCAGAGTTGGGTTTAAAGACCAAACAAAGCTGCAAAGCAGAGGTTTTGGTTTAG
- the apaG gene encoding Co2+/Mg2+ efflux protein ApaG, whose protein sequence is MNPHEMSITVKAQYLPEQSDPDNRQFAFAYTVTIRNAGTASIQVIARHWFITDGDNDVQEVRGLGVVGQQPLLRSGEHFEYTSWATLPTPAGTMRGEYFCVTEDAQFFQAPIPEFALVMPRTLH, encoded by the coding sequence ATGAATCCCCACGAAATGAGCATTACCGTCAAAGCCCAGTACCTTCCTGAGCAATCTGACCCCGATAACCGCCAATTTGCCTTTGCTTATACGGTAACTATCCGCAATGCGGGGACTGCCAGTATTCAGGTAATTGCCCGACATTGGTTCATTACGGATGGGGATAACGATGTCCAGGAGGTCCGAGGCCTCGGCGTTGTTGGGCAGCAACCGCTATTACGCTCTGGAGAGCATTTTGAGTACACCAGCTGGGCAACTTTGCCCACTCCGGCCGGAACGATGCGCGGGGAGTATTTCTGCGTGACTGAGGATGCCCAGTTCTTTCAGGCCCCTATCCCAGAGTTTGCCCTGGTAATGCCACGTACCCTGCATTAA
- a CDS encoding murein transglycosylase A, which yields MISKFKLVPLSVFAILMTSLIAGCSTPPTRGTGYRSSGSGASPSSYKSSIASFSTVSWQALPGWQDDDLSQAWPAWLKSCEALHKKSGDVNWRSVCTQAGNVSSRDTQAIRTYFENNFQAYEIRNSSGSDTGLITGYYEPLMNGSQTRTSTYNVPLYGYPNAWRKSKPTPGPSRAELMSSGVLQGSEIAWVQDPVAAAFMQIQGSGKIRLEDGRILRLGFAGTNDQPFKSFAQWLLDRKEITRSEATMQGISQWAKRNPGQVNEMLNANPRFVFFKELPSNVSADLGPNGALGVPLTAERSIAVDLQALPLGAPVFLAATKPLSSQTLQKLVMAQDTGKAIVGGVRADYYWGSGDAAGEIAGRMKQNGRMWLLLPR from the coding sequence ATGATTTCTAAATTTAAATTAGTTCCGTTAAGTGTATTCGCTATTCTCATGACTAGCTTGATTGCTGGATGCTCTACGCCTCCCACTCGGGGTACGGGATATCGTTCAAGTGGTTCCGGCGCTTCGCCATCAAGCTATAAATCTTCGATTGCAAGCTTTAGTACTGTCTCTTGGCAGGCTTTACCTGGATGGCAAGATGACGATTTATCTCAAGCCTGGCCTGCATGGTTAAAAAGTTGTGAAGCCTTGCACAAAAAAAGTGGTGATGTGAACTGGCGTTCAGTGTGTACCCAGGCTGGTAATGTATCTAGCCGTGATACACAGGCTATTCGTACATATTTTGAAAATAATTTTCAAGCTTATGAAATTCGCAATAGCTCCGGTAGTGACACGGGCTTAATCACGGGCTATTACGAGCCGTTAATGAATGGCTCACAAACTCGTACGAGTACTTATAACGTGCCGCTCTACGGCTACCCTAATGCTTGGCGCAAATCAAAACCTACCCCAGGCCCAAGCCGTGCCGAGCTAATGAGTTCTGGTGTCTTGCAGGGTTCTGAAATTGCCTGGGTGCAAGATCCAGTAGCGGCAGCATTTATGCAAATTCAAGGCTCTGGAAAAATTCGTCTTGAGGATGGACGCATCCTGCGTCTGGGTTTTGCGGGCACTAATGATCAGCCTTTTAAATCCTTTGCTCAGTGGTTGCTTGATCGTAAAGAAATCACACGCAGTGAGGCAACGATGCAAGGCATTTCACAATGGGCCAAAAGAAATCCCGGCCAAGTAAATGAAATGCTGAACGCCAATCCCCGTTTTGTTTTCTTTAAAGAGTTACCTAGCAATGTCTCTGCTGATTTAGGCCCTAATGGCGCTCTCGGTGTTCCGCTCACAGCTGAGCGCAGTATTGCAGTAGATTTACAAGCCTTGCCACTGGGCGCGCCTGTCTTTTTAGCGGCCACCAAACCATTAAGTAGTCAGACTTTGCAAAAGCTGGTGATGGCGCAGGATACGGGCAAAGCAATTGTGGGTGGCGTCAGAGCGGACTACTATTGGGGATCCGGAGATGCTGCTGGAGAGATAGCGGGTCGTATGAAACAAAATGGCAGGATGTGGTTGTTGTTGCCACGTTAA